One genomic window of Vibrio ziniensis includes the following:
- a CDS encoding TetR/AcrR family transcriptional regulator: MRVKSDEKRQAILDIAKECFSQQGVSGTSMSQLAKELGGSKATLYNYFSSKEEIFAEVMQSSATEQISNSFLSLDVNRDVRTSLLEFGYNFLDSILTPDAISIYRMAVAEADRTDIGRHFYNNGPKKGWKHLSEYIEKQIAKGELSQCNSWIAAMHFKALLSSEYVEQYAFAAIDKPSQQQIKSTVEQAVNAFMKLYGNE; this comes from the coding sequence ATGCGAGTTAAAAGCGACGAAAAACGACAAGCGATCTTAGATATCGCCAAAGAATGCTTTTCACAACAAGGTGTTAGTGGGACATCTATGTCTCAGTTGGCGAAAGAATTGGGAGGTTCGAAAGCAACGCTTTATAACTATTTCAGTTCAAAAGAAGAGATATTTGCAGAAGTCATGCAGTCATCCGCAACGGAGCAGATCTCTAATTCTTTTCTTTCTTTGGACGTAAATCGTGATGTTCGAACGTCTCTTTTAGAATTTGGTTACAATTTTCTAGACTCCATTTTAACCCCTGATGCTATCTCTATTTATCGCATGGCAGTAGCCGAAGCTGATCGCACTGACATTGGCCGCCATTTCTATAACAATGGGCCTAAAAAAGGTTGGAAACATTTAAGTGAGTACATAGAGAAGCAGATTGCGAAAGGCGAATTGAGCCAATGCAATTCATGGATTGCTGCAATGCATTTTAAAGCCTTGCTATCGTCAGAATATGTTGAACAATACGCGTTTGCCGCTATCGATAAACCTAGCCAGCAGCAAATCAAATCCACAGTAGAACAAGCTGTGAATGCGTTTATGAAGCTTTACGGCAACGAATAA
- a CDS encoding pirin family protein: MIEIRKASQRGRANFGWLDSKHTFSFGSYFDPKLMGFSELRVINDDTVAPSAGFETHSHRDMEIISYVLQGTIAHKDSEGNVETLPAGEFQLMSAGRGIAHSEFNASNTETLKFLQIWIQPNSYGGKPGYQQKDFGQESGLTTIATPTGEKDTLQIKQDAMLHQLILEPHTELSYEVAEGRRVYVHQISSELFVNDTQLTPGDGAKIVSQEYLSFYNNSDTRATALVFDLP, from the coding sequence ATGATTGAAATTAGAAAAGCATCGCAACGCGGCCGAGCTAACTTCGGCTGGTTAGACAGCAAGCACACATTTTCTTTTGGTAGCTACTTTGATCCTAAACTCATGGGCTTTTCAGAGCTTCGTGTGATCAACGACGATACGGTTGCTCCTAGTGCTGGCTTTGAAACACATAGCCATCGCGATATGGAGATCATCAGCTACGTTCTACAAGGAACAATCGCTCACAAAGACAGCGAAGGAAATGTTGAAACGCTTCCAGCTGGTGAATTTCAATTAATGTCCGCAGGTCGTGGAATCGCGCACAGTGAATTTAATGCGTCTAACACAGAAACGTTGAAGTTTTTGCAAATCTGGATTCAGCCAAATAGCTATGGCGGCAAACCAGGCTATCAGCAAAAAGATTTCGGCCAAGAATCGGGGTTAACGACGATTGCAACACCAACCGGTGAGAAAGACACATTGCAAATCAAACAAGATGCGATGCTGCACCAACTGATTTTGGAACCTCACACAGAGCTAAGCTATGAGGTTGCTGAAGGTCGCCGAGTGTATGTTCACCAAATCAGTAGCGAACTGTTTGTTAACGATACACAACTGACACCGGGAGACGGCGCAAAAATTGTTTCTCAAGAGTATTTGAGCTTCTACAACAACAGCGATACACGCGCTACAGCGTTAGTGTTTGACCTACCATAA
- a CDS encoding 6-phospho-beta-glucosidase, with protein sequence MSQQGFPKDFLWGGAVAAHQVEGGWNKDGKGPSVVDVLTKGAHGVPRVITETVEADKFYPNHEAVDFYGHFKGDVALFAEMGFKCFRTSIAWTRIFPNGDEETPNEAGLQYYDDLFDELLKYGIEPVITLSHFEMPNHLVKEYGSWKNRQVMDFFVKFSLTVMERYKNKVKYWITFNEINNQRNWKLPIWGYCNSGMIYSDYENPEQMLYQVLHHQFLASALVVKQGHAINPDFKIGSMIHMMPLYPASCRPEDMLLAQEMMREKYQFSDVQVRGYYPSYLLKEWERKGITVEMQPGDDVILREGCADYLAISYYMTNIVSVKIDETTNTPSLFEGSRLNPYLPASDWEWQIDPDGLRYALSELYERYQKPIFIVENGLGALDQIEQDGSINDDYRIDYLGSHIKAVKQSISYDGVDVMGYTPWGCIDCVSFTTGEYRKRYGFIYVDKHDDGSGTMARSKKKSFHWYKTVIETNGEVI encoded by the coding sequence ATGTCACAACAAGGTTTTCCAAAAGATTTTCTCTGGGGCGGAGCAGTGGCTGCGCACCAAGTAGAAGGCGGTTGGAACAAAGATGGAAAAGGTCCTAGCGTCGTTGATGTACTCACGAAAGGTGCACATGGTGTACCTCGCGTCATCACAGAAACCGTGGAAGCTGATAAATTTTATCCAAACCACGAAGCAGTTGATTTTTACGGCCACTTCAAAGGCGATGTGGCTCTGTTCGCAGAAATGGGCTTTAAATGTTTCCGTACTTCCATTGCTTGGACACGTATATTCCCAAATGGCGATGAGGAGACACCGAACGAAGCTGGTCTTCAGTACTACGATGATCTTTTTGATGAGCTGCTGAAATACGGCATTGAACCCGTCATCACCCTTTCACACTTTGAAATGCCTAATCATCTAGTAAAAGAGTACGGCAGTTGGAAAAACCGTCAAGTAATGGATTTCTTTGTTAAGTTCAGTCTGACAGTTATGGAACGTTATAAAAACAAAGTGAAATACTGGATCACGTTTAACGAGATAAACAACCAACGTAACTGGAAACTGCCAATCTGGGGTTACTGTAACTCAGGTATGATTTATAGCGACTACGAAAATCCTGAACAGATGCTCTATCAAGTTCTGCACCACCAGTTTCTTGCCAGTGCGCTAGTAGTTAAACAAGGTCATGCAATCAACCCAGATTTCAAAATTGGCAGCATGATCCATATGATGCCGCTTTATCCTGCTTCATGCCGTCCCGAAGATATGTTGCTAGCGCAGGAAATGATGCGCGAAAAATACCAGTTTAGCGATGTTCAAGTCCGTGGTTACTACCCTAGTTACCTTCTTAAAGAGTGGGAGCGCAAAGGCATTACAGTCGAAATGCAACCGGGCGATGATGTAATTCTGCGTGAAGGTTGCGCGGATTACCTAGCAATCAGCTACTACATGACCAACATCGTGTCAGTGAAAATCGATGAAACAACCAATACACCTTCACTCTTCGAAGGCAGTCGTCTAAACCCATATTTACCAGCGTCTGACTGGGAATGGCAGATTGACCCAGACGGTTTACGCTATGCACTTTCTGAGCTGTACGAGCGTTATCAAAAGCCTATCTTCATTGTCGAGAACGGTCTTGGTGCATTAGACCAAATAGAACAAGACGGTTCAATCAATGACGATTACCGAATTGACTACCTTGGTTCACACATTAAAGCCGTGAAACAATCCATCAGTTATGACGGTGTAGATGTCATGGGGTACACTCCATGGGGCTGCATTGACTGTGTTTCATTTACTACTGGTGAATACAGAAAACGCTACGGCTTTATCTACGTAGATAAACACGATGATGGCAGCGGTACAATGGCTCGTTCGAAGAAAAAAAGCTTCCACTGGTACAAAACGGTTATCGAAACCAACGGTGAAGTCATCTAA